Sequence from the Clostridium saccharobutylicum DSM 13864 genome:
AAAAAGTCTTATATGTACTGATCTTGGAAGAAATATAGTTGAAATATTTCCAGTTAAAGAGCTTTTGGATTTGGAGTATACAGGTAGACTTGAAAAAACTCTTTCTGATATTGAAAAAGGTAAATTTGGTAAAAGTGATTTTATGAAATTGATAAAAGACTTCACAATTAAGTCTGTAGAGTTAATAAAACAAGATACAGGTGCGTTATCAAGATTTAAAGTAGAAATACCAAAGGATGTGGAAAATTTAGGACCATGTCCCGTTTGTGGGAATCCAGTTGTTGAGGGAGAAAAGAGCTTTGGATGTTGCAATTGGAAAAATGGATGTAAATTCACAATATGGAAAGATGATAAATATATTAAGTCTTTTGGGAAAAGTGTGTCTAAGGAAATGATTGAACTTTTACTTAAGAATGGAAAAGTTGGCTTTAGAAATTTAAAAAGTAAAAAAGGAAATACATTCTCAGCTTATTTTAAGTATGAGAACAATGAAGAAACTGGATATTTTAATTGGAAAATAGAATTTATTTAATAACTAGATTGTAAGATATGGAAAGAGAGCTGAAGATAATATGACTAATGCTTTAAATGATACATTGTTACTTTGTCCTGTTTGTAAAGAAAAGTTGATTAAAGATGTTTCGAATAAAATTTACAAATGCATAAATAACCATACATATGATATAGCTAAAGAAGGTTATGTAAATTTATTAATTAGTAATCAGAAAAGAAGCAAAAATCCAGGTGATTCCAAGGACATGGTTTTAGCAAGAATAGACTTTTTATCTAGGGGGTACTATAAACCATTATGTGATAAAATCAATGAAATTATTTATGAACACTTGAAAGATTATGATAATGGTAAATATAATATTCTTGATTTAGGATGTGGAGAAGGCTATTATTTAACAAGCTTGAAAGATTACATAGATAATAAAGATGTTCAAGCTAATTATTATGGAATGGATGTTTCAAAAGATGCAGTAAAGTATGCAGGGAAAGCAAATAAGACTTGTATTTGGTTTGTTGGTAACAATTTTCATATTCCAGCAGGTGATAAATCTATAGATTGTATACTTTCAGTTTTTAGTCCTATAGACATCGATGAATGTAATAGAGTTTTAAAGGATAATGGGATATTTGTAAGAGTTCTTCCTAGAACTGATCATTTAATACAACTTAGAAATATTATTTATTCAGAGGTACATTTGAATGACAAAGTATATAAAGCTAGTGTTGATGAGAATGAGTACATAAAAGAATCTAATGTTACATTTGATATTATGTTAAATAAAGAAGAGATAGTTAGTTTGTTAAAAATGACACCACATTATTGGAAAACAACTCAAGAGAATAAAGAAAAGTTAGACGCGTATGATTCGTTAACAATTACAATAGATATGCGTATAGGTGTATTTAAAAAGAAATAAATAGTGTAGAATTTTAAAAAGTGAATATTTTTATCTTTAAATGGAATGTTAAATCTATATATAATATTTTCAGTACTTGTTATATGGAATGAATAGATGGACATTCCATTTTTTATTGGATAAATTTATTACTCAAAACAACTATAATTTGAATTTTATATGTAAAATTTAAATTATAGTTGTTTTGAAAGGAGTGTAATTTAGTGCTAATAAATAATAAATTATCAATATGATAGCGTTTTACATAATAAAATGATTAAAAATGAATAAAAATAAAAAATAAAGATAATTATGGGGTATAATGTAAATATGAGTAATAATGTTAAAATATGAGGTGTAAGCATGAAAAAAAAACAACGTAAAACTAAATCAACAAGTATTAAAACATACTTGTTAATTACAATTATTATGATGGCTTCTATACCAGTTTTAATTTTAGGAGGAATTTCTACAACAACATTAAAAGTGGCAAATGAAAAAAGTTTTGATGAGAATGGAAGTTTACTTTGTAATATAGGACAAGGAATAATAAATAATAAGATTATATATTATGAAAAAATATTGGATACTTTAATAGAAAATAATAAATTAAGTTTGGAAGAATCACCATACACTGATTTAAAAGATCAAATGAAGTTAATAAAAAATACAGATGGAAGTATACTAAATTTATATTATTCAGATAATACGGGAGGGTTATTTCAAATATTAGATGTAAAACTTCCAGAAGGTTATAATGCTACAGGAAAAGCATGGTATAAAGAAGCTGTACAAAAATCAAATCAATATACAATACACAGTCCATATAAAGATACATTAACAGGTAAAAATGCAATAACAATATATAAAGCTGTGATTAAAGATAATGTATGTCTTGGAGTTATGGCAATTGACATAGATTTAACTTCTTTATCAGATCAATTGTCAAGTATTAAGTATGGGCAAACAGGAGAATTCATTATTACAGATAAGAGTGGTGTAGTTATTTCTGATAGTGATAAATCTAAAATTGCAGGAACAGAACCAACAGAATACAATTGTTGGAATAATGTCGTAAATAATAATAATGGAGAGTTTAAATTTGATTATAATAATAACAAATATGAAGGATATTTCCAAACATCAGAATTAACAGGATGGAAATTGATATTAAAAATGCCGTCAAAAGAATTAAGGTCATCGGAAAATACTTCTATGGTTTCAACAATTTTAACTATAATTTGTTTAATAATAATTGCATCTATAATAACTTTACTAATTGCTAGGAGAATAAGTAAAGGAATAAATGTTGTAAAAGAGGGTATGGAAAGAACGTCAAGAGGCCAGTTTGATAAGAATATTAATGTAGATAGTTTTATCTATGAATTTAATATTTTAGAAAACAGTTTTAATAAGATGCAGGAAAATGTTGCGGGATTAATAAAAAATGTAGACAGCTCAGTTGATAATGTAAATAATAATGCAATAAGTTCAGCACATATGAGTCAAGAAATAGCATCATCAATGAGTCAAGTTAGTGAAACAATAACTCAAATATCTAGTGGAACTATGGAGTCAGCTAATAATTTAGAAAACATATCAGAAAATGTT
This genomic interval carries:
- a CDS encoding putative RNA methyltransferase, producing the protein MTNALNDTLLLCPVCKEKLIKDVSNKIYKCINNHTYDIAKEGYVNLLISNQKRSKNPGDSKDMVLARIDFLSRGYYKPLCDKINEIIYEHLKDYDNGKYNILDLGCGEGYYLTSLKDYIDNKDVQANYYGMDVSKDAVKYAGKANKTCIWFVGNNFHIPAGDKSIDCILSVFSPIDIDECNRVLKDNGIFVRVLPRTDHLIQLRNIIYSEVHLNDKVYKASVDENEYIKESNVTFDIMLNKEEIVSLLKMTPHYWKTTQENKEKLDAYDSLTITIDMRIGVFKKK
- a CDS encoding methyl-accepting chemotaxis protein — translated: MKKKQRKTKSTSIKTYLLITIIMMASIPVLILGGISTTTLKVANEKSFDENGSLLCNIGQGIINNKIIYYEKILDTLIENNKLSLEESPYTDLKDQMKLIKNTDGSILNLYYSDNTGGLFQILDVKLPEGYNATGKAWYKEAVQKSNQYTIHSPYKDTLTGKNAITIYKAVIKDNVCLGVMAIDIDLTSLSDQLSSIKYGQTGEFIITDKSGVVISDSDKSKIAGTEPTEYNCWNNVVNNNNGEFKFDYNNNKYEGYFQTSELTGWKLILKMPSKELRSSENTSMVSTILTIICLIIIASIITLLIARRISKGINVVKEGMERTSRGQFDKNINVDSFIYEFNILENSFNKMQENVAGLIKNVDSSVDNVNNNAISSAHMSQEIASSMSQVSETITQISSGTMESANNLENISENVQALSCAMDDIKKVTENVNEMAAKTNNLGQSGISVVETVIDKSHETKESTEAVKSVVNEVSESIVKIGVMNQTISTITEQTNLLALNAAIEAARAGEAGKGFAVVADEIRKLAEETSVAAKNIDKIIKEIKSKSELAVDKVFATSETVNNQEEAVKEAQGIFTEIVSSIDNLSEKVNRIAQGVISVDNMKDNVVQKVENLSAILEETAAGAEQVTASAQEVTASTEEFVSSSNSLRDMAQELEEKINEFKL